One Halolamina litorea genomic window carries:
- a CDS encoding homoserine dehydrogenase, protein MKLAVMGVGAVGRAVVELAEDYGHEVVGLADSTGAALGEPLDVAAVLAEKDETGVVGRTSHEELLDADYDVLVEATPTTLGDAEPGFSNAVAALDRDRHVVLANKGPVAERYADLRAAVRESAGELRFEATVGGAIPAVRTIEDLGPERVDRVQGVLNGTANFVLSRMAAEGLGYEHVLAEAQELGVAEADPSFDVDGTDAALKGVIVANVLRDARGEDDISLADAEVAGIEDLPTSALSLAADDGRTVRLIVEATPDGVRVGPRLVPENGTLAVTGTQNIVQVATGHAGRLNISGRGAGGPETASAVLADVGRLPPR, encoded by the coding sequence GTAATGGGCGTCGGCGCCGTCGGCCGTGCCGTCGTCGAGTTGGCTGAGGATTACGGCCACGAGGTCGTCGGACTGGCCGACTCCACGGGGGCGGCGTTGGGAGAACCGCTGGACGTAGCCGCCGTGCTCGCGGAGAAAGACGAGACGGGCGTCGTCGGCCGGACGTCCCACGAGGAGTTGCTGGACGCCGACTACGACGTGCTCGTGGAGGCGACGCCGACGACGCTCGGCGACGCCGAACCGGGCTTTTCGAACGCGGTCGCCGCACTCGACCGGGACCGCCACGTCGTGCTCGCGAACAAGGGGCCCGTCGCCGAGCGCTACGCCGACCTCCGTGCGGCCGTCCGCGAGAGCGCCGGGGAGCTTCGCTTCGAGGCGACCGTCGGCGGCGCCATCCCGGCGGTGCGGACCATCGAGGACCTCGGCCCGGAGCGGGTCGACCGGGTCCAGGGGGTGCTCAACGGCACCGCGAACTTCGTGCTGAGCCGGATGGCCGCCGAGGGGCTGGGCTACGAGCACGTGCTCGCGGAGGCACAGGAACTCGGCGTCGCCGAGGCGGACCCGAGCTTCGACGTGGACGGGACCGACGCGGCGCTGAAGGGCGTCATCGTGGCGAACGTGCTCCGCGACGCTCGCGGGGAGGACGACATCTCGCTCGCCGACGCCGAGGTCGCGGGAATCGAGGACCTGCCGACGAGTGCGCTCTCGCTTGCGGCCGACGACGGGCGGACCGTCCGACTGATCGTGGAGGCGACGCCCGACGGCGTCCGCGTCGGGCCGCGACTGGTCCCGGAGAACGGGACGCTCGCGGTGACGGGGACCCAGAACATCGTCCAGGTCGCGACCGGCCACGCGGGTCGGCTGAACATCTCGGGACGGGGCGCGGGTGGTCCCGAGACGGCATCGGCAGTGCTGGCCGACGTCGGGCGGCTCCCCCCGCGCTGA